The Methylacidimicrobium sp. B4 genome contains a region encoding:
- a CDS encoding lysophospholipid acyltransferase family protein encodes MADRSSARGTAGSRPGQEIFRPLYGSSWFALGVLAGRFLPRAVARGIGAVAALTFALLRRSHAAVVARNLRLILDRPVREADSWRVYACFGRTIGDYFYLGSRSAERARELIGERVGYEGLAAAHREGKGALLLTGHLGFFELGGVLLSGFGFPTVILTFPEPDEEFSRWRSTYRRRWGIETLEVGEDAFSFLAVRNELSRGKFVAALVDRPSPSSRVSVRLPQGRLPVSTGILYLALLEEVPVFVATVTERADGRYRVWCSPALHFPGGRPNETTLASASQRVFDLLVPEIRAAWSQWYQFVPLEGAGRPADPGPRAEASGEPPSAERPSPRRFTTGEGAH; translated from the coding sequence ATGGCAGACCGCTCTTCCGCCCGGGGCACGGCCGGGTCCCGGCCCGGGCAAGAGATCTTCCGGCCCCTCTACGGATCGAGCTGGTTTGCGCTCGGCGTTCTCGCCGGCCGCTTCCTCCCGAGAGCGGTGGCGCGCGGCATCGGAGCCGTGGCGGCGCTCACCTTCGCCCTGTTGCGCCGGTCGCATGCGGCGGTCGTCGCCCGGAACCTGCGCCTGATCCTCGATCGTCCCGTCCGGGAGGCTGATTCCTGGAGGGTCTATGCCTGCTTCGGCAGGACGATCGGGGACTACTTCTACCTGGGCTCCCGATCGGCGGAGCGGGCGCGGGAGCTGATCGGAGAGCGGGTCGGCTACGAGGGGCTGGCCGCGGCCCACCGCGAGGGGAAGGGAGCGCTCCTTTTGACCGGCCACCTCGGCTTCTTCGAGCTGGGAGGGGTCCTCCTGTCGGGCTTCGGCTTCCCGACGGTGATTCTCACCTTTCCCGAGCCAGACGAGGAGTTCTCCCGGTGGCGCTCGACCTATCGCCGCCGCTGGGGGATCGAGACGCTCGAGGTGGGAGAAGACGCCTTTTCGTTCCTGGCGGTTCGCAACGAGCTCTCCCGTGGGAAGTTCGTGGCGGCCCTGGTCGATCGCCCCTCGCCGAGCAGCCGCGTTTCGGTCCGCCTGCCGCAAGGGCGCCTGCCGGTCTCGACCGGAATCCTCTATCTGGCCCTCCTTGAGGAGGTTCCGGTCTTCGTCGCGACAGTAACCGAAAGAGCCGACGGGCGGTATCGGGTCTGGTGCAGCCCCGCCTTGCACTTTCCGGGCGGACGGCCGAACGAAACGACGCTGGCGTCCGCGAGCCAGCGGGTCTTCGATCTGCTGGTTCCTGAAATCAGGGCCGCCTGGAGCCAATGGTACCAGTTCGTCCCCTTGGAAGGGGCGGGTCGCCCTGCCGACCCAGGCCCCCGCGCGGAGGCGTCGGGCGAGCCGCCATCGGCGGAGCGCCCATCGCCTCGGCGCTTTACGACTGGGGAGGGAGCGCATTAG
- a CDS encoding metal ABC transporter ATP-binding protein, producing the protein MEPEEGAERRSERATVTMRRSSDPGWLLQTRGLAAGYGDEAAFEDVSLEVFRREIVSLIGPNGAGKTTLLRCLAGILPPREGRVEKAPGLRVSYLPQKLALDRLLPVTVAEFLSLRLGHSLFRCDWRGGEQAESLEELGVLNLLDRRLGELSGGELQRVLVAAALAKRPQLLLLDEPATGVDLLGAAAFDALLHRLRDRDGLGILLVSHDLHLVHHISDWIYFLNRRILASGPPKEVLREERLAAAYQRFPHPG; encoded by the coding sequence ATGGAGCCGGAGGAGGGAGCGGAGAGGAGGAGCGAGCGAGCGACCGTGACGATGCGTCGCTCCTCCGATCCGGGGTGGCTCTTGCAGACACGCGGCCTGGCGGCCGGCTATGGGGACGAAGCGGCCTTCGAAGACGTTTCGCTCGAGGTTTTCCGGCGGGAGATCGTGTCCCTCATCGGGCCGAACGGGGCGGGGAAGACCACCTTGCTGCGCTGCCTGGCCGGGATCCTGCCTCCGCGCGAAGGAAGGGTCGAGAAGGCTCCCGGTCTCCGCGTCAGCTATCTGCCGCAAAAGCTCGCGCTCGACCGGCTCCTTCCCGTCACCGTGGCGGAATTCCTCTCGCTGCGGCTGGGCCACTCCCTGTTTCGGTGCGACTGGAGGGGAGGAGAACAAGCCGAGAGCCTGGAGGAGCTCGGGGTCTTGAATCTCCTCGATCGCCGTCTTGGAGAGCTTTCCGGCGGGGAGCTCCAGCGGGTGCTCGTTGCCGCAGCTCTCGCCAAGCGGCCGCAGCTCCTGCTGCTGGATGAACCGGCGACTGGGGTTGATCTCTTGGGGGCGGCCGCCTTCGACGCCCTGCTCCACCGGCTTCGGGATCGCGACGGGCTCGGGATCCTTCTGGTCTCCCACGATCTTCATCTGGTCCACCACATTTCGGATTGGATCTATTTCCTCAACCGGAGGATCCTCGCCAGCGGCCCGCCCAAGGAAGTCTTGCGCGAAGAGCGCCTGGCGGCCGCCTACCAGCGCTTTCCCCATCCGGGATGA
- a CDS encoding phosphoribosyltransferase, translating to MKEERFRDRKEAGSLLAEELLEYGGRKDAVILALPRGGVAVGAEMARILHLPLDVFTVRKLGVPGQEELAMGAIATGGGRVLNPMVVANLGIDQRTIEEVAEREERELKRREALFRKGLPPLAIRGKIAIFVDDGIATGATMRVALEAARKLEPAAMLVAVPVAPPSVAERIAERVDRCIVLLTPDSFFGVGQWYEEFPQLGDAEVCALLHAAAAARRGSARRERRQPPEEATGEDRG from the coding sequence ATGAAGGAAGAACGATTCCGGGATCGGAAGGAGGCCGGGAGCCTTCTGGCCGAGGAGCTGCTCGAGTACGGGGGCCGGAAGGATGCGGTCATCCTGGCTCTCCCCCGCGGAGGGGTCGCCGTGGGAGCGGAGATGGCACGGATCCTCCATCTTCCGCTCGATGTCTTTACCGTGCGGAAGCTCGGGGTGCCGGGACAGGAAGAGCTGGCCATGGGAGCGATTGCGACTGGGGGCGGGAGGGTGCTGAACCCTATGGTGGTCGCAAACCTGGGAATCGACCAGCGGACGATCGAGGAGGTGGCCGAGAGGGAGGAGAGGGAGCTCAAGCGGCGCGAGGCGCTCTTTCGCAAGGGGCTGCCTCCGCTTGCGATCCGTGGCAAGATCGCCATCTTCGTAGACGACGGGATCGCAACCGGGGCGACGATGCGGGTGGCGCTGGAGGCGGCCCGCAAGCTCGAGCCGGCGGCCATGCTCGTCGCGGTTCCCGTCGCTCCTCCCTCGGTCGCGGAGAGGATTGCCGAGCGGGTCGACCGGTGCATCGTGCTCCTCACCCCGGATTCCTTTTTCGGCGTGGGCCAGTGGTACGAGGAGTTTCCCCAGCTTGGGGATGCGGAGGTCTGCGCCCTGCTTCACGCGGCGGCGGCCGCAAGGAGAGGATCTGCGAGACGAGAGCGCCGGCAACCGCCGGAGGAGGCGACGGGGGAGGACCGAGGATGA
- a CDS encoding DUF5069 domain-containing protein gives MKLVPLISSGVAGPLGVLHLPRFWLKVVLAAKGKLADGYPDCGKGFDKMTLDALGLDEAETLHYLRSECPSYPEFEAWILKKKGGKIEKAAIIKHNCAVLGYIHDADTRRSIVSAAGLPDDGSIPDAVNLNNLDDWTEFHHWLKSQ, from the coding sequence ATGAAACTGGTACCACTGATTAGTTCCGGAGTGGCTGGCCCGCTCGGGGTCCTTCATCTGCCCCGGTTTTGGCTGAAAGTCGTTCTCGCGGCCAAGGGGAAGCTCGCGGACGGGTATCCCGACTGCGGGAAGGGCTTCGACAAGATGACCCTCGATGCGTTGGGCTTGGACGAAGCGGAGACCCTCCACTATCTGCGGAGCGAGTGCCCGAGCTATCCCGAGTTCGAGGCCTGGATCTTGAAGAAGAAGGGCGGGAAGATCGAGAAGGCGGCCATCATCAAGCACAATTGCGCCGTTCTCGGGTATATCCATGATGCGGACACCCGGCGGTCGATCGTCTCGGCGGCGGGTCTTCCCGACGACGGATCGATTCCCGATGCGGTCAATCTGAACAACTTGGACGATTGGACCGAGTTCCATCATTGGCTGAAGAGCCAGTAG
- a CDS encoding Slp family lipoprotein, translated as MRRTGGRKREGLASLALLLLLGCSPVPEPVRIAAESQGSFASIRRHPEADRGKPALLGGRIVRVVNLGGRTRIEIDRLPLDDQDRPRSDARGEGHFLAEIPEKIDPSAYPWGRLATVWGVFAGAAEGRPLVTATKVYLWPRRYGKEPLYSPAPYQEGNVGAGWDPGWWW; from the coding sequence ATGCGGAGAACGGGAGGGCGGAAGCGGGAGGGCTTGGCGAGCTTGGCGCTCCTGTTGCTCCTGGGTTGCAGCCCCGTTCCGGAGCCGGTGCGGATCGCGGCGGAGAGCCAGGGATCGTTTGCTTCGATCCGGAGGCACCCCGAAGCCGATCGCGGGAAGCCGGCTCTTCTGGGCGGAAGGATCGTCCGGGTAGTGAACCTCGGGGGGAGGACCCGGATCGAAATCGACCGCTTGCCTCTGGACGATCAGGATCGGCCCCGCAGCGATGCCAGAGGGGAAGGGCATTTTCTGGCGGAGATCCCGGAAAAGATCGATCCGAGCGCCTACCCGTGGGGACGGTTGGCCACGGTCTGGGGAGTGTTCGCAGGAGCGGCGGAAGGCCGTCCGCTGGTGACCGCAACGAAGGTCTATCTTTGGCCTCGCCGGTATGGCAAGGAGCCGCTCTACTCGCCCGCTCCCTACCAGGAAGGCAACGTCGGAGCCGGCTGGGACCCTGGCTGGTGGTGGTGA
- a CDS encoding sulfite reductase flavoprotein subunit alpha encodes MTATTPSPTHPYTRANPFPARVAENRPLTLPGSEKETRHIVVDIRGSGLSYQVGDSLGIFARNPTEVVEELLQALGLSGEEAAALPGQTAPLRELLARQFVLNRPTKKFVRSLAEKLAPGESRDQLQALCQNEAELDAYLHGKDYIDLLRSYPGVSFGAEELLGLLGRALPRLYSIASGPAVYPEEIHLTVAVVRFHAHGREKLGLASGHLSRQQPSEPHELPVYVQPAKHFRLPEDPAASLIMIGPGTGVAPFRAFLQQRGALGHTGRNWLFFGEQHRATDFFYEGEFLELQRKGVLSRLDTAFSRDQAQKVYVQHRMMEQGAELWDWLQEGAHLYVCGDAHRMAKDVHQALIEIAQRFGGMSPEDAAHYVNLTLAKEEKRYHKDVY; translated from the coding sequence ATGACCGCCACGACCCCTTCCCCCACCCATCCCTACACCCGAGCCAACCCCTTTCCCGCCCGAGTCGCGGAAAATCGACCCTTGACCCTTCCAGGCTCGGAAAAGGAGACGCGGCACATCGTGGTGGACATCCGCGGCAGCGGGCTCTCCTATCAGGTCGGGGATTCCTTGGGAATCTTTGCCCGCAATCCGACCGAGGTCGTCGAGGAGCTGCTCCAGGCGCTCGGGCTGTCCGGGGAAGAGGCGGCCGCCCTCCCGGGCCAGACCGCTCCCCTTCGAGAGCTGCTCGCCCGACAGTTCGTCCTCAATCGACCGACCAAGAAGTTTGTCCGGTCCCTTGCGGAAAAGCTCGCTCCCGGGGAGAGCCGCGACCAGCTCCAGGCCCTCTGCCAGAACGAAGCCGAGCTCGACGCCTACCTGCACGGCAAGGATTACATCGACCTCCTGCGAAGCTACCCCGGCGTCTCTTTCGGGGCCGAGGAGCTCCTCGGCCTTCTCGGCCGCGCCCTTCCCCGGCTCTACTCGATCGCATCGGGCCCCGCGGTCTATCCCGAGGAGATTCACCTGACGGTCGCGGTCGTCCGCTTTCATGCCCACGGCCGGGAAAAGCTCGGGCTGGCCTCCGGCCATCTCTCCCGGCAGCAGCCGTCGGAGCCCCACGAGCTGCCCGTCTATGTCCAGCCGGCCAAGCATTTCCGGCTGCCGGAAGATCCGGCGGCTTCCCTGATCATGATCGGCCCAGGCACGGGGGTAGCCCCCTTTCGCGCCTTTCTCCAGCAGCGGGGCGCCCTGGGTCATACGGGAAGAAACTGGCTCTTCTTCGGAGAGCAGCATCGCGCGACCGACTTCTTCTATGAGGGGGAGTTCCTCGAGCTCCAACGCAAAGGAGTCCTTTCCCGCCTCGACACGGCCTTCTCCCGGGATCAAGCCCAGAAGGTCTACGTCCAGCATCGGATGATGGAGCAGGGTGCCGAGCTCTGGGACTGGCTGCAGGAGGGAGCACACCTCTACGTCTGCGGCGATGCCCACCGGATGGCCAAGGATGTGCATCAGGCGCTCATCGAGATCGCGCAACGCTTCGGCGGCATGAGCCCGGAAGACGCCGCCCACTACGTGAACCTCACCTTGGCGAAGGAAGAGAAGCGCTATCACAAGGACGTCTACTAA
- a CDS encoding metal ABC transporter substrate-binding protein yields the protein MRSALGLLLAWGMSAACGWSSPIPPARPLRVVTTIAPLYSFVRSIAGETVELSNLLPPNAEPHDYVLSPGDARRLADADLIIQNGLGLESFLEGALAKIDRSKLLDASVGIAPLPEWTPPGSPAARGAGGAPPNPHVWLDPLNAMKEVETITREICRRDPEKAREHRARAEQLLATLRRIDDRYRSSLEPLPDKKMVSDHQAFAYLAARYGIRVIAFLDARGHAGLSPKLLAWAMAAIVRERVPALFSEVNQVSPELASLSRDVGIPILPLDSMESGALRSDLYERVAEDNRQALLRAFQRHAVREP from the coding sequence ATGCGATCCGCACTCGGGCTTCTTCTCGCCTGGGGGATGTCGGCCGCTTGCGGGTGGTCGAGCCCGATCCCTCCCGCCCGGCCGCTTCGGGTGGTCACCACGATCGCTCCGCTCTACTCCTTTGTGCGGAGCATCGCCGGGGAGACGGTCGAGCTTTCGAATCTCTTGCCGCCCAACGCGGAGCCTCATGACTACGTGTTGAGCCCGGGGGATGCGCGCCGCTTGGCCGATGCCGACCTGATCATCCAAAACGGATTGGGGCTGGAGAGCTTCCTGGAAGGGGCTCTCGCCAAGATCGATCGTTCGAAGCTGCTCGATGCGAGCGTCGGGATCGCTCCGCTGCCCGAATGGACGCCGCCGGGCTCGCCCGCTGCGCGGGGAGCGGGAGGGGCTCCTCCGAACCCGCATGTCTGGCTCGATCCCCTCAATGCCATGAAGGAGGTGGAAACCATCACACGCGAGATCTGCCGGCGCGATCCGGAAAAGGCGCGCGAGCACCGGGCGCGGGCCGAGCAGCTGCTTGCCACGCTGCGGCGGATCGACGATCGCTATCGCTCTTCGCTCGAGCCTTTGCCCGACAAGAAGATGGTCTCCGATCACCAGGCGTTCGCCTACCTGGCGGCGAGGTATGGGATCCGCGTGATCGCCTTCCTGGACGCCAGGGGGCATGCGGGGCTTTCCCCGAAGCTCTTGGCCTGGGCGATGGCGGCGATCGTTCGCGAACGGGTTCCGGCTCTCTTCAGCGAGGTCAATCAGGTAAGCCCAGAGCTGGCGAGCCTCTCGCGCGATGTCGGAATTCCGATCCTCCCGCTCGATTCGATGGAGAGCGGTGCCTTGCGGTCGGATCTCTACGAGCGGGTGGCGGAAGACAACCGGCAGGCCCTGCTGCGTGCTTTCCAAAGGCATGCCGTGAGAGAGCCGTAG
- a CDS encoding metal ABC transporter permease — MLDFLSYDFLRRSLSAAALAGPVCGFLGVFLTARGMAFFSDALAHTAITGVALGLLGQEAVELWLGLKIPLGLSSGLLVLWCLAAAWVMDSLFASARWRPDTVMAFCFTGSVAFGVLILGKLGRYGFLEQTLFGDINANSWGDVALLGAVAGCAAGVIRMRLREFLLVILDEDLAAADGIPVRRLNRVLVLLVAAVVAVALKLLGALLVSALLVVPAATARLIAPNLRLLLVFAAAGGFLSSVGGVILSFDLDLATGPTIVLAQLAFLLAALGLQPLFRRGRVAQSRGSSLPTDSQSI, encoded by the coding sequence ATGCTCGATTTTCTCTCCTATGATTTTCTGCGGAGATCGCTTTCCGCGGCCGCGCTGGCCGGGCCGGTCTGCGGATTTTTGGGGGTTTTTCTGACGGCGCGAGGCATGGCCTTTTTCAGCGATGCGCTGGCCCATACGGCGATTACGGGAGTCGCCCTGGGATTGCTCGGGCAGGAAGCGGTCGAGCTCTGGCTCGGTCTCAAGATCCCCCTTGGGCTCTCTTCCGGTCTTTTGGTCCTCTGGTGCCTGGCTGCGGCGTGGGTCATGGACTCGCTCTTCGCCAGCGCGCGCTGGCGTCCCGACACTGTGATGGCCTTCTGCTTCACCGGAAGCGTCGCCTTCGGGGTCCTGATCCTGGGCAAGCTCGGCCGCTACGGCTTCCTCGAGCAGACGCTCTTTGGCGACATCAACGCGAACTCCTGGGGAGACGTGGCGCTGCTCGGCGCCGTAGCCGGATGTGCCGCGGGGGTCATCCGGATGCGACTGCGGGAGTTTCTCCTGGTCATCCTGGATGAGGATCTCGCTGCAGCCGACGGAATCCCCGTCCGCCGACTCAACCGGGTCCTGGTGCTCCTGGTCGCCGCGGTGGTCGCCGTCGCCCTCAAGCTGCTGGGAGCCCTGCTCGTGAGCGCCCTGCTGGTCGTGCCTGCGGCGACGGCCCGGCTGATCGCCCCCAATCTTCGCCTCCTGCTCGTTTTCGCGGCGGCCGGAGGGTTCCTGAGCTCGGTGGGCGGGGTGATCCTCTCCTTCGATCTCGATCTGGCCACGGGACCGACGATCGTTCTGGCCCAATTGGCTTTCCTGCTCGCCGCCCTCGGCTTGCAGCCGCTCTTCCGGCGCGGGAGAGTCGCTCAGAGCAGAGGGAGCAGCCTGCCGACCGACTCCCAGTCGATCTGA
- a CDS encoding energy transducer TonB — translation MKTTKALEAQPRIAQPASWGIWPAIILAILFHVGLACLVLPGVPGSPVPAIAPLGPQFSSSSTSVELIEEAPLVPNAGAPLPEEQKLKEPEPFPIPVQPLPDKPLVAQHSHRPAAPHPARARQSRAPALGGGLVLPEPPYPLEARRQGWQGKVTLQVFVQEGRVAWVEVLSSSGHSVLDGSAKQWALHHWRFPGIAAGAFTEAVVFSLDGV, via the coding sequence TTGAAAACAACCAAAGCCTTGGAGGCGCAGCCCAGGATTGCTCAGCCTGCCAGCTGGGGGATCTGGCCTGCGATCATCCTGGCCATCCTCTTTCATGTGGGGCTGGCCTGCCTGGTCCTTCCTGGAGTTCCCGGCAGCCCCGTCCCGGCGATCGCTCCGCTCGGGCCCCAATTCTCTTCGAGCTCCACATCGGTCGAGTTGATCGAGGAAGCCCCTCTGGTTCCAAACGCGGGCGCTCCCCTGCCCGAGGAGCAGAAGCTCAAGGAGCCGGAGCCGTTCCCGATTCCGGTGCAACCCCTTCCGGACAAGCCGCTGGTGGCCCAGCACTCCCACCGACCAGCGGCCCCTCATCCCGCCCGCGCGCGGCAAAGCCGGGCTCCCGCCTTAGGTGGGGGCCTCGTCCTTCCCGAGCCCCCCTACCCGCTCGAGGCACGGCGGCAAGGATGGCAGGGCAAGGTGACCTTGCAAGTCTTCGTCCAGGAAGGTCGCGTCGCCTGGGTCGAGGTACTTTCGAGCTCGGGCCACTCCGTTCTGGATGGAAGTGCCAAGCAGTGGGCGCTCCACCACTGGAGATTCCCCGGAATCGCCGCGGGTGCCTTTACCGAAGCGGTGGTCTTCAGCTTGGACGGGGTCTGA
- the uvrB gene encoding excinuclease ABC subunit UvrB, translated as MREEKGGAFQLRAPYAPCGDQPQAIEEIVRRTEGGEPHTVLLGVTGSGKTFTVASVIARLDRPALVISHNKTLAAQLYSELKQFFPDAAVEYFVSYFDYYQPEAYIPSTDTYIEKDSSVNEEIERLRLSATISLLSRRDVIVVASVSCIYGLGSPEDYEGLAFALRVGMELRREELLARLVEMQYERNDVALARGRFRVRGDVVEVCHRCAEEGLRIEFLGDQIDRISEFQLLTGNVLTRLQKEMIFPARHFVTPHDKMKRAVGSIRAELEERVTELEGQGKLLEAQRLRLRTTYDLELLEELGFCSGIENYSRHLSGRAPGSRPYTLLDFFPKDFLTVIDESHVTIPQIQGMYAGDIARKRVLVQHGFRLPSALDNRPLNFTEFCSMVGQTLYVSATPGDYELGLCGGEAVEQIIRPTGLLDPVVEVRPLAGQIDDVMEEIRKREADKERSLVLTLTKQTAEDLADYLRELGLRVRYLHSELDAIERVEILRGLRAGEFDVLVGINLLREGLDLPEVSLVAILDADKEGYLRSEKSLIQIAGRAARHLHGTVLLYAERRTLAIEKLLDVTAYRRSKQIAYNQAHGITPRSVQRGVQESLRGLLRAEAHAVERLHEEESRFDVEEVLLDLQREMVEAAGALDYEKAALLRDQIEELRRRAGVASLRPSGSGRRASASKPKGRRRPSLKEQGNGRAHPGKSDPAA; from the coding sequence ATGAGGGAGGAGAAGGGAGGAGCCTTTCAGTTGCGGGCTCCCTACGCGCCGTGTGGCGACCAGCCCCAGGCGATCGAGGAGATCGTGCGCCGGACGGAGGGGGGCGAGCCGCACACCGTGCTCCTGGGCGTGACCGGGTCGGGAAAAACCTTCACGGTTGCCAGCGTCATCGCGCGGCTCGATCGTCCCGCCCTGGTCATCTCCCATAACAAGACCCTCGCGGCCCAGCTCTACAGCGAGCTCAAGCAGTTTTTTCCGGACGCCGCCGTCGAGTATTTCGTCTCCTACTTCGACTACTACCAGCCCGAGGCCTACATCCCGAGCACCGACACCTATATCGAGAAGGATTCGAGCGTGAATGAGGAGATCGAGCGGCTCCGGCTCTCGGCGACCATCTCTCTGCTCTCGCGCCGGGACGTGATCGTCGTCGCGAGCGTCTCCTGCATCTACGGGCTGGGTTCTCCCGAGGACTACGAGGGGCTCGCCTTTGCGCTGCGGGTCGGGATGGAGCTGCGGCGGGAGGAGCTGCTGGCCCGCCTGGTCGAGATGCAGTACGAGCGGAACGACGTGGCGCTGGCTCGGGGCCGGTTCCGGGTTCGGGGCGATGTGGTCGAGGTCTGCCACCGCTGCGCCGAGGAGGGCCTGCGGATCGAGTTCCTCGGGGATCAGATCGACCGGATCAGCGAATTTCAGCTCTTGACCGGAAACGTGCTCACCCGGCTGCAGAAGGAGATGATCTTCCCGGCCCGCCACTTCGTGACTCCCCACGACAAGATGAAACGAGCGGTCGGTTCGATCCGAGCGGAGCTGGAGGAGCGGGTGACCGAGCTCGAAGGGCAAGGAAAGCTGCTCGAAGCCCAGCGCCTGCGGCTGCGGACGACCTACGACCTGGAGCTCCTCGAGGAGCTCGGCTTCTGCAGCGGAATCGAGAACTACTCCCGCCACCTGAGCGGGCGCGCACCGGGCTCGCGCCCCTATACGCTGCTCGATTTCTTTCCGAAGGACTTCCTGACGGTGATCGACGAGTCGCATGTCACGATCCCGCAGATCCAGGGCATGTATGCCGGAGACATCGCCCGCAAGCGGGTGCTCGTCCAGCATGGATTTCGGCTCCCCTCGGCGCTCGACAACCGCCCGCTCAACTTCACCGAATTCTGCTCGATGGTCGGCCAGACGCTCTACGTCTCGGCGACTCCGGGCGACTACGAGCTCGGCCTTTGCGGCGGGGAGGCGGTGGAGCAGATCATCCGGCCCACCGGGCTCTTGGATCCCGTAGTCGAGGTTCGCCCTCTTGCGGGTCAGATCGACGACGTGATGGAGGAGATCCGCAAGCGGGAGGCCGACAAGGAGCGCTCGCTCGTGCTCACCTTGACCAAGCAGACCGCGGAGGATCTGGCCGATTATCTGCGCGAGCTGGGCCTGCGCGTCCGCTACCTCCACTCCGAGCTCGACGCGATCGAGCGGGTCGAGATCCTCCGCGGGCTGCGCGCGGGGGAGTTCGACGTGCTCGTCGGGATCAACCTGCTCCGCGAGGGGCTCGACCTGCCGGAGGTCTCGCTCGTCGCGATCCTCGACGCCGACAAGGAGGGCTACCTCCGCTCGGAGAAGTCGTTGATCCAGATTGCTGGACGGGCCGCCCGCCATCTCCACGGGACGGTGCTGCTCTACGCCGAGCGGAGGACCCTGGCAATCGAGAAGCTCCTGGATGTGACCGCCTACCGGCGGAGCAAGCAGATCGCCTACAATCAGGCTCATGGGATTACGCCGCGGAGCGTGCAGCGCGGGGTCCAGGAGAGCCTGCGCGGGCTGCTGCGGGCGGAGGCGCATGCGGTGGAGCGGCTGCACGAGGAGGAGTCCCGGTTCGATGTGGAAGAGGTGCTCCTGGACCTCCAGCGGGAGATGGTGGAGGCGGCGGGGGCGCTCGACTACGAGAAGGCGGCTCTCCTTCGGGATCAGATCGAAGAGCTCCGCCGCAGAGCCGGGGTCGCCTCCCTCCGGCCTTCGGGATCGGGAAGGCGTGCGAGCGCGAGCAAGCCGAAAGGAAGAAGGCGGCCCTCGCTCAAGGAGCAGGGAAACGGGCGAGCCCACCCCGGGAAGTCGGACCCGGCCGCCTGA
- a CDS encoding superoxide dismutase: MASTIADCTDLFRKKLFGKTGKISEKTLEMHLGLYAIQVRRAKKLLSSIEEEDLPSDERVDGSLFRARKLDLSYCLSAAKSHELYFHMLGGGGGSPQGALREWIDRDFGSLDGFLRELRATALASDSWAWTCLDQASGRLINLLGDPRGAVPFWGSSPLLAIDMEDHAFLLDFGWDREAYLDALLGQIDWESVGRLLPLL; this comes from the coding sequence ATGGCTTCCACCATTGCCGATTGCACCGACCTGTTTCGCAAAAAGCTCTTCGGGAAGACCGGAAAGATTTCCGAGAAGACCTTGGAGATGCATCTTGGCCTCTACGCCATCCAGGTCCGGAGGGCGAAGAAGCTCCTGTCCTCGATCGAGGAAGAGGACCTTCCGAGCGACGAACGGGTCGACGGCTCTCTTTTCCGGGCCCGGAAGCTCGATCTCTCCTATTGCCTTTCGGCGGCCAAGAGCCACGAGCTCTACTTCCACATGCTTGGGGGGGGCGGCGGCTCGCCGCAAGGGGCGCTCCGCGAATGGATCGATCGCGACTTTGGTTCCCTCGATGGCTTCCTGCGCGAGCTGCGGGCCACAGCACTCGCCTCGGACTCATGGGCGTGGACTTGCCTTGACCAGGCAAGCGGTCGGCTCATCAACCTCCTTGGCGATCCCCGGGGCGCGGTCCCTTTTTGGGGAAGTTCCCCGCTCCTTGCCATCGACATGGAAGATCATGCCTTCCTTCTCGATTTCGGCTGGGATCGGGAGGCCTACCTCGATGCGCTGCTCGGTCAGATCGACTGGGAGTCGGTCGGCAGGCTGCTCCCTCTGCTCTGA